The segment ATTATAAGTCGTCTTATAAAGAAAGACCAAGGAGAAGTTTTAATTGATGGAAAAGAAATTGAAAAGTGGAATAACAATGATCTTTCAAAGAAGATATCTATATTAAAGCAGTCCAATCACATAAATATAAGATTAACTATTAGAGAATTAGTAAGCTTTGGACGATTTCCTTATTCTCAAGGTAAGCTTCTTGAAGAAGATTGGAAATATGTTGATGAAGCAATTAGATATATGAAGTTAGAAGATATACAGCATAAATATCTTGATGAACTAAGTGGAGGACAAAGACAAAGAGCCTATATAGCAATGATTATGGCTCAAAATACGGATTATATTCTTTTGGATGAACCTTTAAATAATTTAGATATGAAACACTCAGTAGAGATAATGAAGATTTTAAGATCTTTGGTGGATGAACTTGGGAAGACAGTAGTTATAGTTATACATGATATTAACTTTGCATCTTGTTATTCAGATTATATAGTTGCACTAAAAGATGGAAAGATAGTTGGAGAAGGTAATACTAAAGAAATCATTGATAAAGAAGTATTAGAAGGAATATATGAGATGGACTTTAATATACAAAATATAGAAGACCAAAGAATTTGTATTTACTTCTAATAATTAATTAAAACGAATAAATTTAAAAGTTAATTTAACTAATTTTAATAAAAAGACTAAGAGGTGAGATTAAATGTATAAAAAGAAAAGTTTAATTTTAACAGTATTATTAGTAGTTGTTTCTATGTTTGCCCTTACTGCTTGTGGTTCTAATAAGGAGGAACCAACTGCAAAAGATGATTCTAAGAAAGAAGCTGTTACAGATACTATCAAAGTTACTCATGAATTAGGGGAAGCTACTGTAAATAAAAATCCTAAAAAAGTAGTTGTTTTTGATTACGGTGTAATAGATTCACTCGATAAAATGGGTATAGAAATTAACGGCTTACCAAAGTCTAATCTTCCTGCATTCCTTAAAAAATATGAAAATGATAAGTATGAAGATATAGGGACTTTATTCGAACCAAACTTTGAAAAAATTCATGAAATGAAACCAGATTTAATTATTATATCTGGAAGACAGGCAAAACAATATGATGAACTTAACAAAATAGCTCCAACTGTTTATTTTAATTTAGATGGAGCAAACTATATGGATTCTTTTAAAGAAAATATGAAAACTTTAGGAAAGATATTTGATAAGGAATCTGTTATTAGCGATGAGCTTAAAAATATTGATGATTCTGTAAAAAAATTAAGTGATAAGGCAAAATCAAATGGAAAAAATGGATTAGTTATTTTAGCTAATGATGGTACACTTAGTGCTTATGGAGAAGGATCAAGATTTGGTATTATACACAAAGAATTTGGGGTTACTCCTGTTGATAAAAACATTGAAGTATCTAACCATGGTCAAAACATTTCTTTTGAATATATAGTAGAGAAGGATCCTGATCATATATTTGTTATTGACAGAACTGCTGTAGTAGGTGGT is part of the Gottschalkia purinilytica genome and harbors:
- a CDS encoding siderophore ABC transporter substrate-binding protein, giving the protein MYKKKSLILTVLLVVVSMFALTACGSNKEEPTAKDDSKKEAVTDTIKVTHELGEATVNKNPKKVVVFDYGVIDSLDKMGIEINGLPKSNLPAFLKKYENDKYEDIGTLFEPNFEKIHEMKPDLIIISGRQAKQYDELNKIAPTVYFNLDGANYMDSFKENMKTLGKIFDKESVISDELKNIDDSVKKLSDKAKSNGKNGLVILANDGTLSAYGEGSRFGIIHKEFGVTPVDKNIEVSNHGQNISFEYIVEKDPDHIFVIDRTAVVGGNTSAKQVLENDLIKNTKAYKNKQIVYLNPEIWYISTGGLNSTMEMIKEVEEGIK
- a CDS encoding ABC transporter ATP-binding protein, translated to MIEVSNIVKKYGNKDVVDNISLKILDGKITSFIGPNGAGKSTLLSIISRLIKKDQGEVLIDGKEIEKWNNNDLSKKISILKQSNHINIRLTIRELVSFGRFPYSQGKLLEEDWKYVDEAIRYMKLEDIQHKYLDELSGGQRQRAYIAMIMAQNTDYILLDEPLNNLDMKHSVEIMKILRSLVDELGKTVVIVIHDINFASCYSDYIVALKDGKIVGEGNTKEIIDKEVLEGIYEMDFNIQNIEDQRICIYF